In Burkholderia sp. GAS332, one DNA window encodes the following:
- a CDS encoding phosphatidate cytidylyltransferase: MLKTRVITAIILLAIFLPVTLFAPVGAFGALIAFVVVFAAWEWARLLKLGGAGPVIYALVAAVALVASTRLGTGVEEARPLFQAAAIFWVIAGPYVLLRKPTLSQGAWRGFLFLAGIVVFVACWHALVAARMKGVPFVLSLLLLVWLADIGAYFSGKAFGKHKLAPAISPGKTWEGAIGGWLVVMIVAAAAVFLHAFEPTLYSALLAQWGAIRTLLALTLLVAFSVVGDLFESMMKRQAGVKDSSGLLPGHGGVLDRIDALLPVLPLAMLLLG; this comes from the coding sequence ATGCTAAAAACCCGTGTCATCACGGCGATCATCCTGCTGGCGATCTTCCTGCCGGTCACGTTGTTCGCGCCGGTGGGCGCGTTCGGCGCGCTGATCGCCTTCGTCGTCGTGTTCGCCGCATGGGAGTGGGCGCGCTTGCTGAAGCTTGGCGGCGCCGGCCCGGTCATTTACGCGCTGGTGGCAGCGGTCGCGCTGGTCGCGAGCACGCGCCTCGGTACCGGCGTCGAGGAAGCCCGGCCGCTCTTTCAGGCGGCCGCAATTTTTTGGGTGATCGCGGGGCCGTATGTGCTCCTGCGCAAGCCCACGCTCTCACAAGGCGCCTGGCGTGGCTTTCTATTCCTTGCCGGTATTGTGGTATTTGTCGCGTGCTGGCATGCTCTCGTCGCCGCGCGCATGAAGGGCGTGCCGTTCGTGCTGTCGCTGCTGCTATTGGTATGGCTGGCCGATATCGGCGCATACTTCTCCGGAAAAGCTTTCGGAAAACACAAGCTGGCGCCTGCCATCAGCCCTGGTAAGACGTGGGAGGGCGCGATCGGCGGCTGGTTGGTGGTGATGATCGTCGCTGCGGCGGCGGTCTTTTTGCACGCGTTCGAGCCGACCCTGTATTCTGCGCTGCTGGCGCAATGGGGCGCCATACGTACGCTGCTCGCCCTGACCCTGCTGGTGGCATTCAGCGTGGTGGGCGACCTGTTCGAATCAATGATGAAACGCCAGGCCGGAGTGAAAGATTCAAGCGGCCTGTTGCCCGGGCACGGTGGCGTACTCGACCGCATCGACGCATTGTTGCCGGTGCTGCCGCTTGCCATGCTGCTGCTCGGCTAG
- a CDS encoding site-2 protease. Metallo peptidase. MEROPS family M50B, translating to MNLLIELLAFAVAIGVLVVVHEYGHYSVARLCGVKVLRFSIGFGKPLFQWVSPKTGTEWTIAALPLGGYVKMLDERETGGAPIPAEALPHAFNRQSVWRRFAIVAAGPVANFLLAIVLFALVFATGVTEPAAVVAAPAPNTPAALAGFDGGETIVAVRAENHGESERVRSWSDLRWKLLGAAFDHKRIVLSAKDAHGTSDFQLDLRGITEKDVDDDFMSHLGFEPGGGKLTVAGVQPDSAAQKAGLAIGDRLRAVDGIATDNATAFIAYVKSHAGVPVTLQIERGGQAAGKLEDVRIVPQSQRDDATGQQIGRIGAELATQVPSIDVRYGPVESLQLGARRTWDLAVYSVRMFGRMIVGEASLKNLSGPVTIADYAGKSARLGPSAFLSFLALVSISLGVLNLLPIPVLDGGHLLYYLVEAVTGKVVSDRWQLVLQRAGLACIVALSAIALFNDLARLIHF from the coding sequence ATGAATCTGCTGATCGAACTGCTTGCCTTCGCGGTCGCGATTGGCGTACTGGTGGTCGTCCACGAGTACGGGCATTACAGCGTGGCGCGTTTGTGCGGCGTCAAGGTGCTGCGTTTTTCGATCGGCTTCGGCAAGCCGCTGTTCCAATGGGTGAGCCCGAAGACCGGCACCGAATGGACGATTGCCGCGTTGCCGCTGGGCGGCTACGTGAAGATGCTCGACGAGCGCGAGACCGGCGGCGCGCCGATTCCCGCTGAAGCCTTGCCGCATGCGTTCAACCGGCAGTCGGTGTGGCGCCGTTTCGCGATTGTCGCGGCCGGTCCGGTCGCGAACTTCCTGCTCGCCATCGTGCTGTTCGCCCTCGTGTTCGCCACTGGCGTGACAGAGCCGGCAGCGGTGGTGGCCGCGCCTGCTCCGAATACGCCGGCGGCGTTGGCCGGTTTCGACGGTGGCGAAACCATCGTCGCGGTGCGTGCCGAGAACCACGGCGAATCCGAGCGCGTACGCTCATGGTCCGACCTGCGCTGGAAACTGCTGGGTGCGGCGTTCGATCACAAGCGCATCGTGCTGAGCGCGAAAGATGCCCACGGCACCTCGGATTTCCAGCTGGATCTGCGCGGGATCACCGAGAAAGACGTCGACGACGACTTTATGTCACATCTCGGTTTCGAGCCGGGTGGTGGCAAGCTGACGGTCGCGGGTGTGCAGCCGGATAGCGCAGCGCAAAAGGCCGGCCTTGCGATAGGCGACCGTCTGCGCGCGGTTGACGGTATTGCTACCGACAATGCCACGGCCTTCATCGCTTATGTAAAATCGCACGCCGGTGTGCCCGTGACGCTGCAGATCGAGCGGGGTGGGCAAGCGGCAGGCAAGCTGGAAGACGTCCGCATCGTCCCGCAGTCGCAGCGGGATGACGCAACGGGGCAGCAGATCGGCCGTATCGGCGCGGAACTCGCCACCCAGGTGCCGTCGATCGATGTGCGTTACGGACCGGTCGAAAGTCTGCAACTGGGCGCACGCCGTACGTGGGATCTGGCTGTTTATTCGGTGCGCATGTTTGGGCGGATGATCGTCGGCGAGGCATCGCTGAAGAATCTTTCTGGCCCCGTGACGATCGCCGATTACGCAGGAAAGAGCGCACGTCTAGGTCCTTCTGCATTCCTGTCGTTCCTGGCCCTTGTCAGTATTAGCCTCGGCGTACTGAACCTGTTACCAATTCCGGTATTGGACGGGGGTCATCTGTTATATTATTTGGTTGAAGCTGTAACCGGCAAAGTTGTTTCCGATCGCTGGCAACTCGTTTTGCAGAGGGCGGGTCTCGCCTGCATCGTCGCATTGTCGGCGATTGCGCTGTTCAACGATCTGGCTCGTTTAATCCATTTTTAA
- a CDS encoding 1-deoxy-D-xylulose 5-phosphate reductoisomerase, which yields MQKRLTLLGSTGSIGDSTLDVVARHPERFSVYALTAHRNGDKLVEQCLRFQPEVAVVGDADTAALVAAKLREAGCRTEVTYGPQALVEVSKSDGCDTVVAAIVGAAGLAPSLAAARAGKRILLANKEALVMSGAIFMDAVRDNGAVLLPVDSEHNAIFQCLPREAAQHGGVSKIILTASGGPFRTREPATLVDVTPDEACKHPNWVMGRKISVDSATMMNKGLEVIEAHWLFNLPGERIEVLIHPQSVIHSMVSYADGSVLAQLGNPDMRTPIAHALAFPDRVDSGVAQLDLLQVASLSFEKPDYTRFPCLALAVKALAEGGLASAVLNAANEIAVEAFLSRQIGFMAIAQVVDAVLNALPSRSAHALEDVIEADAAARRAAADFIARLPDAARRTERAVQ from the coding sequence ATGCAAAAACGTCTGACATTGCTCGGTTCCACGGGCTCGATTGGAGACAGCACGCTTGACGTCGTCGCGCGTCATCCCGAGCGCTTTTCCGTTTACGCGCTCACGGCGCATCGCAACGGCGACAAGCTCGTCGAGCAATGCCTGCGCTTTCAGCCTGAAGTTGCCGTGGTCGGCGATGCCGATACGGCCGCGCTCGTCGCCGCGAAACTGCGCGAAGCGGGCTGCAGGACCGAAGTCACATACGGGCCGCAAGCGCTCGTGGAGGTGTCAAAGAGCGATGGCTGCGACACGGTAGTGGCGGCGATCGTCGGCGCCGCGGGCCTCGCGCCGAGCCTGGCCGCCGCGCGCGCCGGCAAGCGTATCCTGCTCGCCAACAAGGAAGCGCTGGTGATGTCCGGCGCAATCTTCATGGACGCGGTGCGCGACAATGGCGCCGTGCTGTTGCCGGTCGACAGCGAACACAACGCCATTTTCCAATGCCTGCCGCGCGAAGCGGCGCAGCACGGTGGCGTGTCGAAGATTATCCTGACCGCCTCGGGTGGCCCGTTCCGTACGCGCGAACCGGCCACGCTGGTCGACGTCACGCCTGACGAGGCCTGCAAGCATCCGAACTGGGTCATGGGCCGCAAGATCTCGGTCGACTCCGCCACGATGATGAACAAGGGCCTCGAAGTGATCGAGGCGCATTGGCTCTTCAACTTGCCGGGCGAGCGCATCGAGGTGCTGATTCACCCGCAAAGCGTGATCCATTCAATGGTGTCGTACGCCGACGGCTCGGTGCTCGCGCAACTGGGCAATCCCGACATGCGTACGCCAATCGCGCATGCGCTGGCGTTTCCGGATCGTGTCGATTCGGGCGTGGCGCAACTCGATCTGCTGCAGGTCGCGTCGCTCTCGTTCGAAAAACCGGATTACACACGCTTCCCGTGTCTCGCACTCGCCGTGAAGGCGCTGGCCGAGGGTGGGTTGGCGAGCGCGGTCCTGAACGCCGCGAACGAAATCGCGGTTGAAGCGTTCCTGTCGCGCCAGATCGGTTTCATGGCGATCGCTCAGGTGGTCGACGCCGTCCTCAATGCGTTGCCGAGCCGTAGCGCGCACGCGCTAGAAGACGTGATCGAAGCGGACGCGGCCGCGCGCCGTGCCGCCGCCGACTTCATCGCACGTCTGCCGGACGCCGCCCGCCGCACGGAACGCGCCGTCCAGTGA